From the Erythrolamprus reginae isolate rEryReg1 chromosome Z, rEryReg1.hap1, whole genome shotgun sequence genome, one window contains:
- the LOC139154030 gene encoding olfactory receptor 14A16-like, producing MENQTTVPYFLLMEFSKKRPLQLLHFIFFLVLYLATITTNILIISAVAIDHRLHSPMYFFLMNLAVLDLGTISIIVPKSMTNSLMDTRHISYFGCVTQYFLFLSFETCDFSLLTIMAYDRYVAICHPLHYEMVMNWKYCTEIIIIMWVICLLYGMLHTTGTFSISYCSNVVNQFFCEIPHLLKLSCSGINLLEVGILVASLIGALGCFTFIVISYAVIFKTVLRIPSEKGKQKALSTCIPHLTVVCMLVLSGCIAYMKPSSNTPSYIDFWLTALYSVLPPLFNPIIYSIRNKNIKCVLSELWKFS from the coding sequence ATGGAAAATCAAACTACAGTGCCTTACTTTCTGCTTATGGAATTCTCAAAAAAACGGCCTCTGCAGcttttgcatttcattttcttccttgtGTTATATCTGGCAACCATAACAACAAATATTCTTATAATCTCTGCAGTTGCTATTGACCATCGACTGCACAGTCCCATGTACTTTTTTCTCATGAATTTGGCTGTACTGGATCTGGGGACTATCTCAATCATTGTTCCTAAATCGATGACAAATTCTCTCATGGACACCAGACACATTTCTTACTTTGGATGTGTTACTCaatactttctctttctctcttttgaaaCCTGTGATTTCTCCCTCCTGACAATCATGGCATATGATCGGTATGTTGCCATTTGCCATCCATTGCACTATGAAATGGTGATGAACTGGAAATATTGTACTGAAATAATCATTATAATGTGGGTTATATGTCTCCTCTATGGAATGTTGCATACCACTGGTACTTTTTCCATCTCCTATTGTTCTAATGTGGTCAACCAATTTTTCTGTGAAATTCCACATTTACTGAAACTATCCTGTTCTGGCATAAATCTACTTGAGGTTGGAATTCTTGTGGCCAGTCTCATTGGTGCTTTAGGTTGTTTTACTTTTATAGTCATATCTTATGCAGTGATCTTCAAGACTGTGTTAAGAATCCCTTCtgaaaaaggaaagcaaaaagcTTTATCAACTTGTATCCCCCATCTTACGGtagtgtgtatgttagtattaaGTGGCTGCATTGCCTATATGAAACCTTCTTCTAACACTCCATCATATATAGATTTTTGGTTGACTGCTCTTTATTCTGTCCTTCCACCCCTATTCAATCCAATCATCTATAGCATAAGAAATAAGAATATCAAATGTGTCCTTTCTGAACTATGGaagttttcttga
- the LOC139153585 gene encoding olfactory receptor 14A16-like, which produces MENQTTVTYFLLLEFSKNKNLRFLHFFLFFVLYLTTVTTNLLIISAVTFDHRLHRPMYFFLMNLALQDLGIVSIIVPKSMINYITDNRCISYFGCVAQIFLFASFLASDFFLLTAMAYDRYVAICHPLHYEMVMNWKYCIEIIILVWVTGLFWGMLNATGTFSILFCSNVVNQFFCEMPHLVKLSCSGINLLEVGILVAGIITAVGCFTFIAVSYAVIFKTVLRIPSKNGRQKALSTCIPHLTVVSMLISSGSIANLRSTFNTPSYLDFGLTVLYALLPPMFNPIIYSMKNTNIKSALSQFCKF; this is translated from the coding sequence atgGAGAACCAAACCACAGTGACTTACTTTCTGCTTCTGGAATTCTCTAAAAATAAGAATCTGAggtttttgcatttctttttgttctttgtgttatatttgactactgtaacaacAAATCTTCTCATCATCTCTGCAGTTACTTTTGATCATCGATTGCATAGACCCATGTATTTCTTTCTCATGAATTTAGCTCTACAAGACTTGGGTATTGTTTCAATCATTGTGCCCAAATCCATGATAAATTATATCACAGACAACAGATGCATCTCTTACTTTGGTTGTGTTGCTCAAATTTTTCTCTTTGCTTCTTTTCTCGCTTCTGATTTCTTTCTTCTCACAGCCATGGCATATGATCGGTATGTCGCCATTTGCCACCCACTGCACTATGAGATGGTGATGAATTGGAAAtactgtattgaaataataattctaGTGTGGGTTACAGGTCTCTTCTGGGGAATGTTGAATGCCACCGGTACCTTTTCCATCCTTTTTTGTTCTAATGTTGTCAACCAATTCTTTTGTGAAATGCCACATTTGGTAAAACTATCCTGTTCTGGCATAAATCTACTTGAGGTTGGAATTCTTGTGGCTGGTATCATTACTGCGGTAGGTTGTTTTACTTTTATAGCTGTATCTTATGCAGTGATCTTCAAGACAGTGTTAAGAATCCCTTCTAAAAATGGCAGGCAAAAAGCTTTATCCACTTGCATTCCCCATCTTACAGTAGTGTCTATGTTAATATCAAGTGGAAGCATTGCCAATCTGAGATCTACTTTTAATACTCCATCTTATTTAGATTTTGGGTTGACTGTTTTGTATGCCCTCCTTCCACCAATGTTCAATCCAATCATCTATAGTATGAAAAATACGAATATTAAAAGTGCCCTTTCCCAATTTTGTAAGTTTTAA